A DNA window from Nitrospirota bacterium contains the following coding sequences:
- the amrS gene encoding AmmeMemoRadiSam system radical SAM enzyme: MATQFTTQVPTKYWHSLDDGRVQCDLCPRFCKLQEGQEGMCFVRARRDNRIVLTTYGRSSGFCVDPIEKKPLNHFLPGTPVLSFGTAGCNLACKFCQNWDMSKSREMDTLADEASPETIARAARELGCRSVAFTYNDPVIFHEYAIDVAQACREAGIQSVAVTAGYMCEEPRAEFYRYMDAANVDLKAFTERFYHQVTNSHLQPVLDTLLYLKHETKVWFEITTLLIPGENDSDQELDALSCWVAERLGPDVPLHFTAFHPDWKMRDTQSTPPATLTRARRIAMGNGLRYVYTGNVHDEAGGSTLCHRCGTVLIGRDWYRLTAWTLTKDGRCRACGTACAGLFDAKPGAWGPTRRPVMLKHFAE; encoded by the coding sequence ATGGCGACGCAGTTCACCACCCAGGTTCCCACCAAATACTGGCATTCGCTCGACGACGGGCGCGTGCAGTGCGACCTCTGTCCCCGGTTCTGCAAACTGCAGGAAGGGCAGGAGGGGATGTGCTTCGTCCGCGCGCGCCGGGATAACCGGATCGTCCTCACCACCTACGGCCGCTCCAGCGGCTTCTGCGTGGACCCGATCGAGAAGAAGCCGCTGAACCATTTTCTGCCCGGCACCCCGGTCCTCTCCTTCGGCACGGCCGGCTGCAACCTGGCCTGCAAGTTCTGCCAAAACTGGGACATGAGCAAGTCCCGTGAAATGGACACCTTGGCCGACGAGGCCTCGCCGGAAACCATCGCCCGCGCCGCCAGGGAGCTCGGCTGCCGCAGCGTGGCCTTCACCTACAACGATCCGGTCATCTTTCACGAATACGCGATCGACGTGGCCCAGGCCTGCCGCGAGGCGGGCATTCAATCAGTGGCCGTGACCGCCGGGTACATGTGCGAGGAGCCGCGGGCCGAGTTCTACCGATATATGGACGCGGCCAACGTGGACCTGAAGGCCTTCACCGAACGGTTCTATCACCAGGTGACGAATTCGCACTTGCAACCGGTGCTGGATACGCTTCTGTATCTGAAGCATGAGACCAAGGTCTGGTTCGAGATCACCACGCTGCTCATTCCGGGCGAGAACGATTCGGACCAGGAACTCGACGCACTGAGTTGCTGGGTCGCCGAGCGGCTGGGGCCTGACGTGCCGCTGCACTTCACGGCCTTTCACCCGGATTGGAAGATGCGGGATACCCAGTCCACCCCGCCGGCCACGTTGACCCGTGCCCGCCGCATCGCCATGGGCAACGGGCTGCGTTACGTGTACACGGGGAACGTGCATGACGAAGCGGGCGGGAGCACCCTCTGTCACCGGTGCGGGACGGTCCTCATCGGGCGGGACTGGTATCGGCTCACGGCTTGGACCTTGACGAAGGACGGGCGTTGCCGCGCCTGCGGAACCGCGTGCGCCGGCCTCTTCGACGCCAAGCCCGGCGCCTGGGGGCCGACCCGCCGGCCGGTCATGCTCAAGCACTTCGCCGAGTAA
- a CDS encoding diguanylate cyclase, with amino-acid sequence MQTGSGRGQKPFLAKPNSGPTGRTRPPRLLIFRRPAAVESRSMAWKQAARSIGCAYQSAWHLLSALDLLPSNRGVKDMGQLWTVARTAAAILLLTSLYFVAGKLGLRLAFTNASASTVWPSTGIALAALLLLGYRVWPGIFAGAFLVNLTTTGSLQTTLGIALGNTLEGLTGAYFVNRFAHGRHTFDRASDVFMFAGLAGMVSTAISATCGVISLSLGGYAEWADFRSIWLTWWLGDAGGALLITPVLLLWALNPRVDWPRDQAIEAPLLLLTLVAVGQAVFGGWLSDAMTPYPLAYLCVPVLAWAAFRFGPRETATVSLLLAGLAAWGTLRGHGPFVGHTQDESLILLQTFMVLTAAITLALATIVADRRRAAAMRAQLAAIVESSDDAIISKTLAGNILSWNIAAERIFGYAADEVIGRPAALLIPPDRLNEEPAILRHLTRGERIEHFETVRQRKDGTLLDASLMISPIKDAEGAIIGVSTIVRDISERKRAEKTLEDTNRELVARIQDLEHQSCQIMLLSQLGELLQSCHTIEEVYAIIGTFAPQLFPDEPGFLGIMSESGHLVEAAVTWHSPLASKTDFQLDECWALRQARLHAVGETRAGPFCQHLDRPFPLGYLCVPIMAESETLGLLYVQSNRHAPTRAVRHTDLSDSSTQRMAQAMAQHIALAIANLKLRAVLRAQAIRDPLTGLFNRRYLTELLELELRRAQRSRYSVGVVMLDIDHFKRVNDTFGHQAGDMLLREFAALLNTNCRGGDIVARFGGEEFVLVLPSASLEDAARRAETLRKAAGDLQLVRDHQTLGPVTVSLGVAVFPNHGTTGEALIQAADSALYQAKQRGRNQVVSVESS; translated from the coding sequence ATGCAGACCGGATCCGGCAGAGGCCAGAAACCGTTCCTTGCGAAGCCAAATTCTGGTCCGACCGGCCGTACGAGGCCCCCACGGCTTCTCATATTTCGCCGGCCGGCTGCCGTGGAATCCCGTAGCATGGCCTGGAAACAAGCAGCCAGATCAATAGGTTGCGCCTATCAATCCGCATGGCATCTGCTCTCGGCACTGGACTTGCTCCCCTCGAATAGAGGAGTCAAGGACATGGGCCAGCTCTGGACGGTAGCGCGGACAGCGGCGGCGATCCTGCTTCTCACCTCCCTGTATTTCGTTGCCGGAAAACTGGGGTTGCGGCTGGCTTTCACGAACGCCAGCGCCAGCACCGTCTGGCCATCCACCGGCATCGCACTGGCCGCACTGCTCCTTCTGGGATATCGGGTCTGGCCGGGCATTTTCGCCGGCGCCTTTCTGGTCAATCTAACGACCACGGGGTCGCTGCAGACGACGCTCGGCATCGCGCTCGGCAATACGCTCGAAGGGCTGACCGGCGCCTATTTTGTGAATCGGTTTGCCCACGGGCGCCACACCTTCGACCGTGCATCGGATGTTTTTATGTTTGCGGGCCTGGCCGGCATGGTGAGCACGGCCATCAGCGCCACCTGCGGCGTGATCAGCCTCTCCCTCGGCGGGTATGCCGAGTGGGCCGACTTCCGTTCGATCTGGCTGACCTGGTGGCTCGGGGACGCGGGAGGCGCGCTGCTCATCACACCGGTATTGCTGCTCTGGGCCCTCAATCCGCGCGTGGACTGGCCCCGCGACCAGGCCATCGAGGCGCCGCTGCTGCTACTGACGCTCGTGGCGGTCGGACAAGCCGTGTTCGGCGGATGGTTGTCCGACGCCATGACGCCCTATCCTCTGGCCTACCTGTGCGTGCCGGTCCTTGCCTGGGCGGCATTCCGATTCGGCCCGCGTGAAACCGCCACCGTCTCGCTCCTGCTCGCCGGACTCGCCGCCTGGGGCACCCTCCGCGGACACGGGCCCTTCGTGGGCCACACACAGGACGAGTCCCTCATCCTCCTGCAGACGTTCATGGTGCTCACGGCGGCGATCACGCTGGCCCTGGCCACCATCGTCGCGGATCGGCGCCGGGCGGCCGCCATGCGCGCCCAGCTCGCCGCCATCGTCGAGTCTTCCGACGACGCGATCATCAGCAAGACGCTGGCAGGAAACATCCTCAGCTGGAACATCGCGGCCGAGCGGATCTTCGGCTATGCCGCGGATGAGGTCATCGGACGTCCAGCCGCCCTCCTTATCCCTCCGGATCGCCTCAACGAAGAGCCCGCCATTCTCCGGCACCTCACGCGCGGCGAACGCATCGAGCACTTCGAGACCGTGCGGCAACGGAAGGACGGGACACTCCTCGACGCATCCCTGATGATCTCCCCGATCAAAGACGCCGAAGGCGCCATCATCGGGGTCTCCACAATCGTGCGCGACATTTCCGAACGCAAGCGCGCCGAGAAGACGTTGGAAGACACGAACCGGGAGCTGGTCGCCCGAATCCAGGACCTGGAGCACCAGTCCTGCCAGATCATGCTGCTCAGTCAATTGGGGGAACTGCTCCAGTCATGCCACACCATAGAGGAGGTCTATGCCATCATCGGCACATTCGCGCCGCAACTCTTTCCGGACGAGCCGGGATTCCTGGGGATCATGAGCGAGTCCGGCCATTTGGTCGAGGCGGCCGTCACATGGCATTCTCCGCTCGCCAGCAAGACCGATTTCCAATTGGACGAGTGTTGGGCGTTGCGGCAGGCCCGGCTCCATGCCGTAGGGGAAACCCGCGCCGGACCGTTTTGCCAGCACCTCGACCGCCCGTTTCCCCTCGGCTATCTCTGTGTGCCCATCATGGCCGAAAGCGAGACGCTCGGCTTGCTCTACGTGCAGAGCAACCGGCATGCCCCAACGCGCGCCGTTCGCCACACGGACTTGTCGGATTCCTCCACGCAACGGATGGCGCAGGCCATGGCCCAGCACATCGCCCTGGCGATCGCCAATCTGAAGTTGCGCGCGGTCCTCCGCGCGCAAGCGATACGGGACCCGCTCACCGGTTTGTTCAACCGGCGCTACCTGACCGAATTGCTGGAGCTGGAGTTGCGCCGCGCTCAGCGGAGCCGCTATTCCGTCGGGGTGGTCATGCTGGACATCGACCATTTCAAACGGGTGAACGACACCTTCGGCCATCAAGCCGGAGACATGTTGTTGCGCGAATTCGCCGCGCTCCTGAATACGAACTGCCGGGGCGGAGATATCGTCGCGCGGTTCGGGGGCGAGGAGTTCGTACTGGTGTTACCCTCCGCATCGTTGGAAGACGCGGCGCGACGGGCGGAAACGCTGAGGAAGGCCGCCGGAGATCTGCAGTTGGTCCGTGACCACCAGACACTTGGGCCCGTCACCGTCTCCCTCGGCGTTGCAGTGTTCCCGAATCATGGAACGACTGGCGAGGCTTTGATCCAGGCGGCCGACTCCGCTCTCTATCAAGCCAAGCAACGTGGACGCAACCAAGTGGTGTCCGTGGAATCTTCGTGA
- a CDS encoding universal stress protein, which produces MILCAVDGSRHTQMALDMVQHALARPGETVGLVHVIDLSRFRPVKGMTQAAKRALEKALGVAERNGRDLLGQAEALLTQEGLQVETSLVRGYPAEALTKIAARRKTDLIVLGSRGLTDVRSFLLGSVSRHVVMAAPCPVLVVKKRVPAFERIIVGVDGSKRSRSIVKCLLGLPLPDLARITVVSAVPPLPIEAGAGVSDAELLDRVLAPLEKEAGLVADEAAAPIERAGFEVTTMVLHGNPSHEIVKLAEAKRADLVVVGSRGLTGDSRFLLGSVSDGVVRYAPCAVLVVRR; this is translated from the coding sequence ATGATTCTCTGTGCCGTGGACGGCTCACGCCATACGCAGATGGCCCTGGACATGGTCCAGCACGCGCTCGCGAGGCCTGGTGAAACGGTGGGGCTCGTGCATGTTATCGATCTCAGCCGGTTCCGGCCGGTCAAAGGGATGACGCAGGCCGCCAAGCGTGCCCTGGAGAAAGCCCTGGGGGTAGCGGAGCGGAACGGTCGAGACCTTCTGGGTCAAGCGGAAGCGTTACTGACCCAAGAGGGACTTCAGGTGGAGACCAGTCTGGTCCGAGGCTATCCGGCGGAGGCCTTGACCAAGATCGCCGCGCGCCGCAAGACGGACCTGATCGTCCTGGGATCGCGAGGGCTGACCGACGTGCGGAGCTTCCTGCTCGGGAGCGTGTCGCGGCACGTCGTGATGGCGGCGCCCTGCCCTGTGTTGGTGGTGAAGAAACGAGTCCCTGCGTTCGAGCGGATCATCGTTGGCGTGGACGGATCCAAGCGGTCGCGATCCATCGTGAAGTGTCTGCTCGGCTTGCCGCTCCCCGACCTCGCGCGGATCACGGTCGTGTCGGCCGTGCCGCCCCTTCCTATCGAAGCAGGCGCCGGAGTGTCCGATGCGGAGCTGCTGGACCGCGTCCTCGCCCCGCTGGAGAAGGAGGCGGGCCTGGTCGCCGACGAAGCAGCCGCGCCGATCGAGCGAGCCGGATTCGAGGTGACGACGATGGTGCTGCACGGGAACCCGAGCCATGAAATCGTCAAGCTGGCCGAAGCCAAGCGGGCGGATCTGGTGGTGGTGGGGTCGCGGGGCCTGACCGGGGATAGTCGGTTCCTGCTGGGAAGCGTGTCCGACGGAGTGGTGCGTTATGCGCCCTGCGCCGTCTTGGTCGTCAGACGCTGA
- a CDS encoding transporter, whose product MGTSANRKNAAVRRTIAFSGLLKILLTILAVCWGVFPQSGEASEDNWQIGLSAYHSSGTYGTGSRTTITSIPLSIRRLFDDGDITLIIPYLSVTGDCNVTLLSGVPNQTGGTCPTRTVVRNGRNVQTQTLNTRTTETGIGDTLLQGRYYVLDEQGLLPTVALTARVKFPTADASRGLGTGEFDEKFGVQLSKNLTARWVSFADVGYTFVGSPPGVALRNQWNYDIGLGYALTPNLLGSVYYEYWTAVVSGLQDPQDLYFDLSYKVSQMFRLNAGLLVGLSDGAPDYGVTGGIAVRF is encoded by the coding sequence ATGGGGACTTCCGCAAACAGGAAGAATGCAGCGGTCAGGCGTACGATCGCTTTCAGCGGACTTCTCAAAATCCTGCTCACGATCCTCGCGGTCTGCTGGGGTGTCTTCCCTCAATCCGGTGAGGCATCCGAAGACAATTGGCAGATAGGGCTCTCGGCGTACCATTCATCGGGAACCTACGGCACCGGCTCGCGGACCACCATTACCTCGATTCCGCTCTCCATACGCCGTTTGTTCGATGATGGTGACATCACGCTCATCATCCCCTACCTGTCGGTCACAGGCGACTGCAACGTGACGTTGCTCAGCGGCGTGCCGAACCAAACGGGCGGGACTTGTCCGACAAGAACCGTGGTCCGTAACGGACGCAATGTGCAGACGCAAACGCTGAACACCCGCACGACCGAGACCGGCATCGGAGACACGCTACTCCAGGGCCGATACTACGTTCTGGATGAACAAGGGCTGCTGCCCACCGTCGCACTCACGGCTCGAGTCAAGTTCCCCACGGCCGATGCAAGTCGGGGGCTGGGGACGGGTGAATTTGACGAGAAATTCGGCGTTCAGCTGTCCAAGAATCTCACGGCCCGATGGGTGAGTTTCGCCGACGTCGGCTACACCTTTGTCGGTTCTCCACCGGGGGTCGCGCTCAGGAACCAATGGAATTACGATATTGGGCTCGGCTACGCCTTGACGCCCAACCTGCTCGGCAGTGTCTACTACGAATATTGGACCGCCGTGGTTTCCGGGCTGCAGGACCCCCAAGACCTTTACTTTGACCTGAGTTATAAGGTGAGCCAGATGTTTCGGCTCAATGCGGGGCTTCTGGTAGGACTTTCGGACGGCGCACCCGATTATGGCGTGACGGGGGGCATTGCCGTCAGATTCTAG
- a CDS encoding caspase family protein has protein sequence MIAAAFASVGCYGERHLVITPNPDSINEAPLPLSVRVEVERFTLNVDPLIPVDLDFREALLSYMNKRRTFREVSDQASEAVFKVKAKLSMLVGHGTRFIYQFAVSAALLTHDKVSIGSYEAEDEAIGGATRFTASADEPPTSLALNRALDSLFAKIEADRAAILARLEGQPTPSPFARPSLPRVPVSDVDRLPSVVASPQRHAYAVVIGIEQYREKLPKADFADRDAKLVGEYLTKVLGYPEENVVVRVNEKATKTDLEKYVEAWLPNNLEKDGSVFIYYSGHGAPNPKSGDAYLVPYDGDPTFVEKTGYPLKRLYAQLEKLPAKHITVVLDSCFSGSGGRSVLAAGAKPMVLSVENAILAGGKTIVLSASAGDQVSSAYQEQGHGLLTYFFLKGLQGDGDLNKDGTIDLAELFEYLKPNVQKIARKQYNNEQTPQLLASPELLKKGGGRLIEAPASSR, from the coding sequence ATGATTGCGGCGGCGTTCGCGTCCGTCGGTTGTTATGGCGAGCGCCATCTCGTGATCACACCGAACCCGGACTCGATCAATGAGGCGCCGTTGCCCTTGTCGGTCCGAGTCGAGGTGGAGCGGTTCACCCTCAATGTGGATCCGCTGATCCCGGTCGATCTCGATTTCCGGGAAGCGCTTCTCTCCTACATGAACAAGCGGCGCACCTTCCGGGAGGTGTCCGACCAGGCCTCCGAAGCGGTCTTCAAGGTCAAGGCGAAGTTGTCCATGTTGGTCGGTCACGGCACGCGGTTCATCTACCAGTTTGCCGTGTCGGCCGCGCTGCTCACCCACGACAAGGTGTCCATCGGGTCCTACGAGGCGGAAGATGAGGCGATCGGGGGGGCGACGCGTTTCACCGCCTCCGCCGACGAGCCTCCGACGAGCCTCGCATTGAATCGGGCGCTCGACAGCCTGTTTGCTAAGATAGAGGCCGATCGCGCAGCGATCCTGGCAAGACTGGAGGGGCAGCCGACTCCGTCACCGTTCGCCCGCCCCTCCTTGCCTCGCGTGCCCGTCAGCGACGTCGACCGCCTGCCCTCCGTCGTCGCGTCACCGCAGCGGCACGCCTATGCCGTCGTCATCGGCATCGAACAGTATCGCGAGAAACTGCCCAAGGCGGATTTTGCCGACCGGGATGCCAAACTCGTCGGGGAGTATCTGACCAAGGTCCTCGGCTATCCCGAAGAGAATGTCGTGGTTCGGGTGAATGAAAAGGCGACGAAGACGGACTTGGAGAAGTATGTCGAGGCCTGGCTCCCGAACAACCTCGAAAAGGACGGCTCCGTGTTCATCTATTATTCCGGCCATGGGGCGCCGAATCCCAAGAGCGGCGACGCCTATCTTGTCCCCTACGACGGAGATCCGACCTTCGTGGAGAAGACCGGGTATCCGCTAAAGCGGCTCTACGCGCAACTGGAGAAGCTCCCCGCCAAGCACATTACCGTGGTGCTGGATTCCTGTTTTTCCGGCTCGGGTGGACGGTCGGTCCTGGCGGCGGGAGCCAAGCCGATGGTGCTATCCGTCGAGAACGCCATCCTGGCCGGAGGCAAGACGATCGTGCTGTCGGCCAGCGCCGGCGATCAGGTTTCCAGCGCCTACCAGGAGCAGGGGCACGGGCTGCTGACCTATTTCTTCCTGAAGGGCCTCCAGGGGGACGGCGATCTCAACAAGGACGGAACGATCGACCTGGCCGAGCTGTTCGAATACCTGAAGCCGAACGTCCAGAAGATCGCCAGAAAGCAGTACAACAACGAACAGACGCCGCAACTGCTGGCAAGCCCGGAGCTGCTCAAAAAGGGCGGGGGGCGGTTGATCGAGGCGCCGGCCTCCTCAAGATAG
- a CDS encoding HAMP domain-containing histidine kinase, which produces MTYSCMDFHAHESKKRAPKKASGNRDVPLMRLSIFWRLALGSLAIILVVAGVNLYALFQLRQLTKLNTELVSYHQPAIETAKHLITSLYAQLRSEKKYLAVRDQVFLKSLGEEADEFRRTATALRRQETEPEGQGLLDNLLRLHQDYRQQFRDKIEGQPLRFAQPSADDERQRDEHVTHMTDQLDAYIALHENRVGTLVNEARASSARAEAMMRKLLMAAIVLGFAFAAIASLSILRPLRRIQEHIRRIGQGHFGRSVSVEVPSDLRELVETVNWMGAKLQELDEMKAEFLAHISHELRTPLASIREGTQLLLDEIPGPLDRAQRETLQIMRDSSQRLMHLISTLLDLSKMEAGLMEYRLARADLTRTVEQSVRKTRLLAEGRRIQVLVDAPPGGLWVTMDAARIEQVVDNLLSNALKFSPEGATVQVRVEPDERMGNAGLSVSDAGPGIPPEDLPHVFERFYQGRRQEKHAVAGSGLGLALAKKVIEAHGGRVWIESEVGKGTVACFLLPLRRPGDMA; this is translated from the coding sequence ATGACCTACAGTTGTATGGATTTTCATGCGCATGAATCGAAAAAGCGCGCACCGAAAAAGGCTTCCGGAAACAGAGATGTACCACTAATGCGTCTTTCAATCTTCTGGCGACTGGCCTTGGGCTCTCTCGCGATCATTTTGGTGGTCGCAGGAGTCAATCTCTATGCCCTCTTCCAGCTCCGCCAGCTCACGAAACTCAATACCGAATTGGTGTCCTATCACCAACCGGCGATCGAAACGGCCAAGCACCTCATCACAAGCCTCTATGCCCAACTGCGCAGTGAAAAGAAATATCTGGCTGTGCGGGACCAAGTGTTTTTGAAGAGTTTGGGCGAGGAGGCGGATGAATTTCGCAGGACGGCAACGGCGCTCCGGCGACAGGAAACCGAACCGGAGGGCCAAGGTCTTTTGGACAATCTGCTGCGGCTGCACCAGGATTACCGCCAGCAGTTTCGAGACAAGATCGAAGGCCAACCGCTCCGTTTTGCTCAGCCGTCGGCCGACGACGAGCGTCAGCGCGACGAGCACGTGACGCACATGACAGACCAACTCGACGCCTATATTGCGCTTCACGAGAATCGAGTGGGCACTCTGGTCAATGAAGCCCGGGCCAGTTCGGCTCGGGCCGAGGCCATGATGCGGAAGCTGCTGATGGCCGCCATCGTGCTGGGCTTTGCGTTCGCGGCGATCGCGAGCCTCAGCATTTTGCGTCCCTTGCGTCGTATCCAGGAGCACATCCGACGCATCGGCCAGGGGCACTTCGGAAGGTCGGTCAGCGTCGAGGTGCCCAGCGACCTGCGCGAACTGGTCGAAACGGTCAATTGGATGGGCGCAAAACTTCAGGAACTGGACGAGATGAAGGCCGAATTTCTGGCCCACATCTCCCACGAATTGCGCACGCCCCTGGCGTCCATTCGGGAAGGAACGCAGCTGTTGCTGGATGAAATCCCCGGTCCCCTGGACCGGGCGCAACGAGAAACGCTGCAAATCATGCGGGACAGCAGCCAGCGGTTGATGCATCTGATCTCGACGCTGTTGGATCTCTCGAAGATGGAAGCTGGATTGATGGAATACCGGCTGGCGCGCGCCGACCTGACGCGGACCGTGGAACAATCGGTGCGGAAAACCCGCCTGCTGGCGGAAGGCCGGCGTATCCAGGTCCTGGTCGACGCGCCGCCCGGCGGGCTGTGGGTGACGATGGATGCCGCACGGATCGAACAGGTGGTGGACAACCTCCTCTCCAATGCCCTCAAGTTCAGCCCGGAGGGGGCGACGGTCCAGGTTCGGGTGGAACCGGACGAGCGTATGGGCAACGCAGGTCTCTCCGTCTCGGATGCAGGCCCGGGCATTCCGCCGGAAGACTTGCCACACGTCTTCGAACGGTTCTACCAGGGCCGCCGGCAGGAAAAGCATGCGGTGGCCGGGAGCGGACTTGGATTGGCGCTGGCGAAGAAAGTCATCGAGGCGCATGGGGGGCGGGTCTGGATCGAGAGCGAGGTCGGCAAGGGAACGGTCGCCTGCTTCCTGTTGCCGCTCCGCCGGCCGGGAGACATGGCATGA